The genomic window CATACTCAGAACGTTTTTCTGTCTTACACCTACTTCAAACTAAAGCATACTTTCTCATATCCACATCGAAGCTCTGTgaataaacagtatttttcttagcCATATTTGCTGCAAGgagatttggttttgttcagtgGATTTACATTTAAGAATGACTTTTCTGATTAATCAGTCCTTTGCATACTTTATATAtggaaaactaaaaatacagtaaaatagtATGTGAATaaaaaaccacattaaaatTCATAAACTGCTACCATTCAATTTACTTCTTGTTATTCTATCACCAGCTAATCAAACACAGCAGTATTTGTGAAGGATATCTTCCCCAATTTTCTCAGAGATGCAGgttttccctctgcagaacAGGGTTTCCAAAGCAAAATACTATAAACCAGAGGACACTTGCAGACTCAGGAGAGAGCAGATAACAATGCAAATCTACCTGCCCCCAACATCCACATAGACCTTGAAATTACCATTCCATATGCACCAAAGAAAGTCTGTATGTGATGCATTACATTACACACACCTCCACATTCATTTCAAAGCTCCTTGTGTTTAAGAGAAGGCAACAGCCTAAGCAGAAATCTTCCCAGAATTCAATTTGTCTTCTGTATCTATCTTAAAAATTATAGCTCCAAAGTACAAAACCCTTCATCTACAAAGATTTGGGAAAAACCTCCAAGTTCTGAGGTACATTGTCAGCCTGtccatttgcattttcagtatGACTATAACTATCCCAATTCTGCAGAAAGCCTATAAAAAACAAACGAGCTCTGACCCTAAGGAGATTATAACTTTCTCTGCTACCTTCAAGGTTCTAGTAAGTGTTGTTATAGCCAATATCTAAATCAGGGCTACAACTACACTTTTATTCTATTAAGGAATATTCTGAAATTTGACGTTTGCATGGCTATATAAGAAATAATCCAATTTCAAGTTGAAATACTCAACAAACTGCTTCAAAATAGAGTATTTAATTAAGATCTCTGCCCCCCCCCATCTCTCATTTCTGAAGATCTGTACAGATCTCCCATAGTTAAAGGTTCTTAtcaatgttttcttctcctcaaGGATCAAGAGTATGGACAACagcctgaaaaggaaaaggaaggatgaaggGTTACAGGTCTGACAGTAATTCCCCAAAAGCCAAACCTTcgaagtaaaaaacaaaacaaaacaaaacaaaaaccaaaatccaaCAAACCTTCATATGTGAACTAAGTCCTGATATAAATCAAGGAATAACATTAGTTCAATTTCCACTGTATTCACCCTACAGCAGCATGTGGCTTAGTCAAATGACTGTCATTaaaaagatgctgaaagcaTAGTACATATATTTAACTTGTGATGTACATTTGGCTCTTGTTATGGTTGGGATTTAAGAGTTATTCACAGGTTCACAGTGGTCCATGTCAACTCATTTCCTCTCAATAACATAGTAAGTGATTCCTACAATTCAATTATTCAATTCATGTTCCAAAGCTGTGGAACGCTATTACTGTACAgcatcaacaacaaaaagttaCTGAAAGATAAGGGTAAGAAACACACATTAGCATAAGCCTGTTGATTAAATGATTAACATAGACAAAAAGCCTCTGAGATTCATGCATTTATACTATGATAGATGAAGTAGAACTTCATCTACAACAAAAGAGAAAGTCAGTGTGTGATTATTTCTTTCACATAGTTGAGCTGCCCGTTGGTTTCATTAAACCTTTGAGCACATGCATCAAGCCAAACTGGTTATTACGCATCCACTACCTGCCCTTGGACCTCCTTTGGAAGCTAAAAAATATTCCCACATGAATATGAATCTCAATTGCATCTCTGATTCACAGTGTTTCCAAACTGAGTGAGAATAATCACTTTACATTTGCCATCACAGACCTCTTAATAGCATATTGGAAGCCAAAGTACAGGGTTTCTTGCTGCAGTCTCATGTTCAATGGAGCAAATCCCATTAAGCTGAATCTTGATGGGacatagaaaacaaaaactatAGGTATCTGAAAGAACAAGTAGAAAGTGTAGCTAACTAcacaagaagaaagcaagccagaTAAAGTCATATTAAGAGATTTCTGTAGACTTTAAATTAAGCTTTAGAATGCGTACAAGCAATGTTGTACTGCTTTTAGCCTAAGTAAGGCCAAAAAGACACATGGAGAGAAGACTTTAGGGATACGATGACAGGCAGGAAGTGTAAAAACAGTTTCACATCTAGTAGGTAGAACAGACCTCCGCCTACAGGTTCAAACCAGTTCAGATAACCACAGGGAACAAAATTAAGCTATAGGTTACACCTAGTCTGTCCAGAGAGAGATGAGAAATTACTACCTGCTTTTCTGATTAATATTCATGTAGTTTTACACTGATAATTAGTTTGTAAAAGAAGCGTTTGAGGTAGTATTACTCTATTCATGCTAAACTTTCCACCTGCCTATAACACTGAAGCCACTGGTCCTTTGCAACTTCAAACATGAAGCTTGAGTAAGCTTGGGCCACTCCCTACTTTTTCTTAAGAACAATACAAATTTCCAGTAGATGGATTCTTCTCTTtcaattaagttttaaaaaattagtctTGATATGTATTTCTTATACATAATGCTATTATACTGTATTGTACAATATTGTATTTGCTGCAATACATAGTTAATCTTCCcagaaaagttttttaaaatagtcaTTTGGGGTAACTTTATTTTCCTGGGGACTTATAATTGATCTCTACAGAATGCGAGGTCACGTCCAGGAGTCAGCACCGTAGTTTctccaaagcaaataaaagattAAGAGATGCTGAACTTCAGATTTCTATTTAGAATTTCATTTAGCAAATTATGTTTGCACACCAGCACCAGAAATAGTATTCTTggaaaaagcatattttgttGGATAGTTTTAGCCATAAAACCTAATGAGCTGGGTTGCATGGAAGtacttttcttctcccacaGGAAGCAGAAACGCCATCTGTGTCACAAGAGAGCTTTCTGCAAGCAACCATTTTGCACAGCACATGTTCTTTACATCATTTTGCAGAGTAGCTATGCTGTAGACCAGTCTTACCATTCTGAGACAATAGCACCTCTACATTTCTCATCTCTCATTTTTAGTCCCAAAGTCGCTATGTTCAACACATAGGCAAAATCACCTCCTAATTGCACTGTGGACAATTATTTGCACAAGAAATATGAAACtgagcttgaaaaaaaaataatttgcagtcTGATGGGAGGGTGCATCGTTACAGCATTTCCACATgaccattttttattttaacttttactttgtattttcatACCATTTGGCACATTTCGCACCATCACTCTGAATAAtgtatttggggaaaataaaacctatCTGATCATACATTTTTAGCCATAAAAAGGAATGAACTGTATTgtatggaaatatttctgttctgtcaTAGAAAGACTTCATTTTATGTCCCTGCCACGTCTCTTGTATTTGGGCTTTTGCAGAGCCCCTGTAGCCCCTGACAGGTTCACCCTCAAGACTACACCGAGTTTCTAAGTACCTCACCGCGTCCACTGTTCGCGTACTGACAAATAGGCGAGCAGACACCTTCCTACTGCCTCAGCTGCTCTCACTGCACACTTATTCTTACACCAAACCTCGAATCTTTTAGAAGCAGTCGTGGCCACCAAGATGGACTCCCCAACGCCCTTCCCTCGGCCTGCCGGCCACTGAGACCCACCGGCTCAAACAAACCCACACCCGCCACGCTGCACAGCCTGACACACCCCGCCCCCTAATGGAATGTTCCACTCGCGACGGGCAGACAGCGAGCGCCCGCAGCTAAGCCAACGGATGGGACGTTCCACCGCAGAAGGAAGACGGGGGGGAGGAATCTACGCGTTGGAAGAGCCCGCCCGCCGTAACGTCCCCCCCTCCGCCGCGGCCGTTAAGGGGGCGTGGCTTCCGGGCGCCGAGTTCGAAAGGAGGCAggcaccgcccggcccgccATGACCCAGTCGGTGGTGGTGCAGGGTAAGGGGTCGTGGCGCTCAGGgccttccctgctgcccccctcCCTGTGCCTGACGCGTGTCTCTCCCCTTTGCAGTGGGCCAGTGCGGGAACCAAGTGGGCTGCCGCTTCTGGGACCTGGCGCTGCGGGAGCACGCCGCCGTCAACAAGGTAACGGTGCCGTTTCCCCCTCGCCTCCGGCTGTTGTTGGGCTAGGGGAGGCCACGGTGGGCCTCGCTTCGTTCTGCGTTCTTTTTTGTGACTGCAAAGCACTGTATTTATTTCGCTCAATTAAGGCGGCTTCATTAGGAACAAAACTATCCCCGGAGTTTCCCGTCGTTTAACTAAACGTCTCTAATTCAGATCAGCCTTTCCGCCTTGAAAAGCCCAGGATGTCTCCCTACAGGCAGACGTTGCCAGGTTTGAGGCAGTTAGTGAGAAGAGAGGGTTGTTCAGTGCAGGTGCTTTACCACTGGCAGTAAGCAAAAAAGCAGCTCACCAAAGCTCACCTTTCTTCTCTATGCTAGCGCATGCCATGCAGTGACTTACTGTATAGTTGTGCTGACCAAAATAGCAGCGTAGAGAGGGCACGGGATTGTTCTGAGTACCCTGAACAAAAATACACTATTCTTGCCGTGACTATAAAGGTACTATTTCCTGGTAAGCACCGTATGTTAACAGATAGTGATGAGCAGTCCTTCTCAATGCCTTCTCCTGAAGCAGCTGTAAAAAGGCAATGGATAAAGTTCATATGTGTATGGAGAGTCTCTTGGGTTTAGTGTTGTAGGGAACAGCGACTTCCAAATTCTGCTCCATCAGGTCCTTAGGAGTATGGTAAGTGGtctgtaaaataataatgttaaaGTATTTAAACTTGCCAAGTCTCTTTAGCTTTATGGTGGGGTAAGTAATTTCCATGCTACCCCTCAGCAGGGAGTTTAAGAATCACTGATACAGTGTGATGTGCTTTCCTTTCCACAGAACTTCATGGACATTAGTATCATGGGCATGGATACAACTGAGTGTTGTATCAGTGATGAGCCGAGTCAGCTAAACAGCAGCTATTCAATTTAATAATTGCATTGGGATCTTCAGTAAAATCCTAAATCTTTGGAAATGAAGGAAGAGTAGTTGTTTAATCTTgtgctgaaaaattaatttcctactTACATCCTCCTGTCCGTTTTTAACATCAAGTTGACCCTTCaatgaaatgttctttttagtGCCGACTAGAGCTAGTTGGATTCAACATAGATGTTAACTCTGTTTTGAGTGGGGAGGTTTGATAGGTGACCTTCAGGGGTCCCTTCGAacttaaattattctatgaaAAAGCACTGAGAATTGCTGATGTTGCGCATCATCTTATGttgtgttgtttctttttagaaagGAATTTATGATGAAGCATTAAGTAGTTTCTTTAGGAACGTAGATACAAGGTAAGTCATCTTATCAAGCAGTTCATGAGTTTAGCACAATAGATCAACACTTCTAGTATCTCCTCCTAACTGAAGttacagttttctttgtttgagGTCATGTTTAGTTTGGttagaaaaagattttgctcttttgtaTTTTCCTCAAAACACTGTCTTTACCTTTCCGTTCTAACTATACTTACTTCAGTAGTTAAAGGTGTTGAaagtgtttgggtttgttttcctttccttctgtccCAAAAATGGACAGGCTGCAAGCTCTCTGAATACCAATTTAGCAGCATTTATTGAAGAGTTGTAAGAGGAATCGTATACAAGGTAGTCAGAAAAGGTCATGTCagtttttaaaacctttatCTGACTAGTTTGTCACACAAAGAGTGGTggctatgatttttttttaaagttatccAATTCATACCTTAAGAGCATTCAGTCATCTTTTATATATTCAGTTACAAAAATCCTTGCAGTTTGCAAGAATAAAACAGTTCTGCACTTGAATattgctgtttcattttaattaaaaagcatttgacCATCCTCTGTTTCCTTCCATCATATGGCAAGGCTGCAGTGCAGTTTTAACTAAAATGGCATTGAAATACTAATTATTTTGTCTCAAACGTCTCTTTGAAAGAACATGCAAGTGCATTGGAGTTTATCATTGCCATTCCTTGTGGGCATTtcctagaattttttttttaccaagaAAATTTGGTTGTAAGCAatgtctgtgtttctgtatgTACCGGATGAAACCACCAAATCTGTAACTGACAGGTTGGCTGCAATAGAAACATCTGTCTTCTCTCTGTAAAGAGGAAGGACTTACCTCACTGAATACTGTAGAAGTTTCAAGGAAGATTCCCCTAcctatgaaacagaaaaatgattATTCAAATCTCATCTTTTTCCAGGAGCTGTCCCTTTTCCTGTTGAAACAATTCCCACTTTTAACTGCAGCCTTGAACCATAGTTTAGTTAGGGAGAGTCGTTTCAAACTCTGTTGCTCAGTCTGTGAGGTTTTCACCTTTTGTTATTGTTGTGGAGTTTGTTTTAGTTTTATCAGAAAGAACTAGTTCACCCCCCAGGTCATTGCAGGCATAAAACCCTGTGTCATAGAAGTGGCAAACTTCAGTCTTCTACGCTACGCCAcacacttttcaaaataattaatcCAGTTGGGTTGTTCTGTCAGAAACAGCTATGAACAACACTCTGGTAGAACCAGACAGACTTTTTCTGTTATGGTGGTTATTAAATTGTGTGATATTGGAGATGTGGTTGTTATTAAATTGTGTGATATTGGAGATGTGCTTATGCACATgtgcatatattttatatgcagAAATGCATGTCTTAAGCCTAGGGGGTTCTAGGGAacatggggatttttttttatcagcaaTTCAGTCAAAGTAATTGAAAGTATGGTCTAGCGTGAAAGACCACAAAGACAATAGTAAGAGAAAGAAGTGTTGATCTGGGcggtttttttcctctttgagtTTTGTTAGTCCCTGAAGAGAAATAGAACTTTTCTAGCTGGATTTACTGGTGCTATAGTGGGTTCATATAGGAAGTTGTGTAGGCTAGAGTAATGACGTGACTACTGGAGGCTGCTGTGACCTGCTCAGCTAATGAGAAGTGTCTGGAGAGCTTCTTTGAGTGAGACAGTGGAAGATCCTTGAGGAATCCAGTGCAGCCCTATACTCTGTTCCCCCCGTTCCTGATGGGGCTGAGCATGGTCAGAACATTTGGTGCTGTAGGGAATTTCAGCTCAtgtttttggaatatttttgtggTTGAATGTAGAATAGTCTAAGAGCTACTTTAAATTTAGGCTTGACCAGCCCCCAGATTAGGTGAATTATTGAGGGGAAAATTAGATCCATCTTCCAATATCCCTGCCTTTTTGTCCTGTGTTGAATACAGTTTGGCCAGACCAGAGTATCTCATCCTTTGAGTGCAGAAGCACCAGCATttattgtggggaaaaaatgtgacTGTACACAATGCATAGTCCCCTAGATAGGCTCAGTACAACAgatcctggaaaaaaacaaaaattaaccTGTATCAGCCTGGCATGATTTCTGAAATGGTAAATCTAAATGGCAAAATAAGTCAAGCACAGTGCTGTGCTAGTGCAGTTACACTGCTTTCATACCTTGAGCAGTAGCACAGTGCTGTACTACCCCTATTAAAAAGCTAGTGATGCTATTTGGTGCACTGTGTTCCATTATATGATGCAGACATACCACATGCTGGATAAAAGATAATCCTTTCAAGTTTTGGCAATGCTTGTAGAATTACCACAGAGCAGAGGCTGTATCTGAGACTAAACTTTCAATGCTTATCTTTTCAGCTTCCTGAAGTACTGCTTAGGATATTTCTGATTGAGATCCTGTCCTGTAATTGCATTACTTGAGGGAATTAGGAGGTCTTTCTTAGCATGTTCAGGGTGTTTCTATTTGTTTACATTGTACCAGTTCTCTGAACACTAAAGATTAAGGGGGGAATTTTATCCTGATATATATTGCCTTATTTTCTATTACAATTCTgagcttggatttttttattttcagaagtggtGGTGATGGGCCTGATATTTACAAAGGCAAAATCTGCTCTTTAAAAGCACGAGTAAGGCAATCTATAAAGATCATTCTTTTTACATTGCATATTTATGTCCAACTGCATAGGAATTTTCATGAGGTCCTTGTAAGTGCATAAGTTTTTAAATACTACTTTGAATAGTAATGTTTCTAATAGTAACTTTTATGATTCAGTGGAGTAGTCCAGTTTGCTGCCAGTCTTCTTGAGTAAtctaaattataattttaataaaatggtTGCAGATATTACCAAccatgtttttatttgaattttctaAGGAGTGCAGTTTTTTTGAGCCACTTTAAGTGATTaagaagcaagaaaacttgaaacataaaaatgctttaatttctttactCCTAAGTATTGGGGCAAAATACTataaaattttaacaaaattgcTTTATCTGAAATGCTGTTGTATTGAATGAACTCTAACAAATCAGCCAAAGTGAATGTAGTTTGTCTCCTACttaataactaaaaaaaaattatgtttgtcTAGAGTACAGTAGAAACAACATACCTTTTATATTGTAAATAGTTTCATATTTCTTTGTGTGATTATTTCAAAGAGTGGTTTGCTTACTGACTGAattttaatcctttcctttctcaaaggCACTATTGATTGACATGGAGGAGGGTGTGGTAAATGAAATTCTGCAGGGACCATTGAGGGATGTGTTTGATAGCAAGCAGCTTATCACAGATGTTTCTGGTTCAGGAAACAACTGGTGAGAACCTCTTAAGAAAGCATTTCTTAGCAACTAATTAGATGGCATTTGAAAAGGGAAATGGTGACAGTAGCTTTCTGGTTTGTTCTGCATCTGGGGAGCTGCAGCATATTACCAGTAAACTTTGGAGTCACTGTTGCCTGGAGGAGGGCTTTGAAAAGCCTTTTACAGAAGGATAATTCTGCTGATACAtcattttgtctctttttttccttcttttttcattttccttttcaaaagaacatgctttttatttttgtttctttggtaTTCAGCTGCTTGCGTTGCTCAGTTGAAGCCATAATCTAGTTTGAGACTGTGCAACTAGTGTGGAAATGATATATATGAACAGATGCACTTCTGATTTCTGAGCACCACAGAGTCTGGCTTTGTGCATATAAACTACATTAccaaaaagagaaattcagaaaaagattAACATAATGAATTCCAAATTTTCACCGAGGCCTTAATGAGCCTCTAATAATATTCAGTGCACTACAGACTGGAAAGCAAATCATCAGCAAATGTACTGAAAGAGAGTGCAATACAGGGAATAAAGCATCCTGTAACTTCACCATATAGCAGGCAAATGTGTTGAAAATTatctgtttggggtttttttattagtgGTAGCTACTGACTCCTGTAGTACTCAAAGGAAGATCAGTACACATATTACATAGGGTTATCCTTACTGTTAAGGAGTGTATAACTTTCATTTCATGGTTACAATTTGATCATCCAGTGTCGGAGTTTATTTCCTTATCAGTACAAAATAACAATGCACACTCCAAAGCTGTGAACTTGGTGCTGCTTGCATCCTCAAAATCAAAACTATCCCTGCTCCCATATTCAGATGGTGTAGTCACAACTTGGCAACTCTCACAAATTAGATGTTGCACCCAGCTCTGGACTCTGAACTCTAAAATGTCAAATAGGAggagttaaaataaaaagctgaaagactGATTGTTGGAtattttttaagtacttttcATATCTTCAGGGCTGTAGGTCATAAGCTGTATGGCTATCAGTACCGGGAAAACATTGTGGAAAAGCTGAGGAAAACTGCAGAACATTGTGACTGTCTACAGTGTTTTTTTATAATTCATTCTATGGGAGGCggtaagtaatttttttatggTTAATACGATTGCACCAGCCacaggtgaaaaagaaaaatctggatCTTGAAAGGAAGATCAATGTGATAATCTACATCATTCAGAATGCAGAATAGAAAATTTAACGTAGTCCAATTAAGTGGACctgtaattatttattatttgttttgttagaGCATTGAGGAGCCCTAATCATGAACTAAGGAAGTGCTACccagaacaaaaatacagctaaaattTTAGATACGAGGCAGTGGGTGGATCAAGACAGGTACTAAATACCAGGGAACACTGTGGTACTACTGATCAGAAGAAGGGACAGTGGCCTCAGAACGTTGACATTGTTGTaatcaagttatttttaatcatGGGGGAAGAGTTTTCCAGAAGACTTTGAAGGAGACTTCTAATGTTGCTTAACTTTAgaaaaactttgtttttctgttttccttccctatAATTCTCTTGAATCCAGTCTAGCTACTTCGTTAATAAATCAGAAGGGAGAATCCCTTGCAGTGACAATTTTGTCATTACTGTATTGCTACTAAGCTTTCCTCCGCCACAAATGCGGGGGGAGCATGTATTATAACTGGTTATGATGtggaaaaagacacagaaaatagCTCTAAATATGAAGCAAGTGTTTTGTCAAGGGTCTCTTTTGTGGCCATTTGCTTAATTTGAGAGACCTTGCAAATATTGTTTCCATTATTGCAGAAAATTGCTGTCTTGTTCATAGACGAACCTGTCTGCTGCTGAGAATGTTAGCAGtccaagacagaaaaaacacagttcAGTTCTCTGATTTGAGCTCAGTGCTATGTGCTTAGTgctaatgaggaaaaaagtgtatGTGCTGGGGGAAAGGGGTTATTCTGTTTTAACCGGAGAATGAAACTTATAAAACCCCAAAAGGGAAAGTAAATACTTGTTTGGGGcagttcagtgtttttaaatggattttttatttcaaaattcaaatttaagaattaaaaatactaGGTCAGAAAAATATCATTTACGTAATAGGACTTTTTGGTTTGCAGAAATTTTTGGGATTGAATACTTCATCCTATCTGATATTCTATGGGAAATACTTCTATCACTTAATTATTCTCCTGTCTGGGAAAAACCTTCCTGCCTTAATTTACTTCTGAGTAGCCACCACTGTCAGCCGTATGCTTCAGAAAATGTTacttaatatatattaattaaaaagttgTAAGTTTCCAACATATGAGACTTAAGGCTTATTATAACATGGGGAACCTTTTATCCTCTCTCATTCTGTCTTCATTCATAATTAGGGACAGGATCTGGTCTTGGAACTTTTGTACTAAATTTGCTTGAGGATGAATTCCCAGAAGTGTACAGATTTGTTACTTCAGTTTATCCCTCTGGTGAAGACGATGTTATTACTTCTCCATATAACAGTGTTCTGGCTATGAAGGAACTTAATGAACATGCAGACTGTGTGCTACCAATAGAGAATGAAGTAAGAAATAATATCCTATTTCTgtcaacttctttttttattagacTGCACATAGGAAGTGTTTCTTCCTTCTGTGTGTTGATTTGAGTGCCAAGTGCTAAAAagcataatttcattttttttaaaataataattgaacTCCTAAGTCACTTGCGGGCTTTGAAATTAATATGGGTATCACTAAAAAGTTGCTCTGTACCTTCAAAGTAGTCTAGAGTGAATTTTTTCATGTATATTTCAAGGTAAACAGTGAAAAGCTTCTATTTATTGTGGCTGAGAGTCTTATATTCTTTTAGCAATCAATTTGTGCATAGTATTAGTAGGGTCCTGCAAGGGAAATGGCTAACCAGTCCAAATTCCAACAGGCTTGCCCATATCACCAATCAGTAAAGTCATCATAGGCACAACTGGCCACACAAACCACTAGACTCATTTGAATCTAACTTTGATGACTCTTGCTGTTTGCTtatgaaaaaagcaagagaaagtaaaatatatttagagaatatatttttgctttcacagGAATTAtgagaatttaaaatgtaattttagaaGATGAGGATTTTGAAAAGTTGAATAAAATTCAAACTTCTGAGTCAAGCTGTGTACATGTTTGCAATATGTAAGGAACAGACTTTTAGAAACACTTCAGTCAATTGGCATTGGTCAAAGGTTGGACTTACATATATCAAAGGTATAATCTTTGGATTAACAGTACCATGTCttagctttttctttaagattaattgaaatgaaaaattgggGTACTGAATTTGAAAGCTCTGTGCTGAAGACTTCTtgtatgcttttttcttctctccaagtCTCTGTTTGATATAGTTAATAAAATTCATCAGATGATCAATTCTGGGAAGTTAGGGTCAACTGTGAAGCAAAACAGCTTGGTAACATCAAGTGCAGGAAGTGCAAAAACTGTACAAGAGAAGCCATTTGATGCAATGAATAATATCGTAGCCAACTTACTGCTGAACCTGACAAGGTAAAGTTACAGGTTATTCCTCTGTAAGAGTAGTATTGCTAGAGGCAGTGTGTGCTGCAAATATGCAGACCTGCATCAACTCAAAAAACATTAATTGTTTTCCATTTGATATAAGTCTCTTTTTAAGAATTAGTTACTAAATGTTAAAGTATTTGGAAGTATTCAGATTGCAGTGGTGTTGCTCTAGCCATGATAGTCTTAGAACTGAAGTAAGAAAAGGTTTGTAGGCAGAATGATATTGTCTTCAATTAATGCTTAATGGACCCCAGGGAGGTTTGCCTTTCTAGGCcaattgtattattttataaataccaTCAGACCATTGTTGCTCCTAAACTGTCTATTGCTGTAAGAAACTCATGGTGAAATATACTTCTGGAGTATTggcctgcttttcttttaaacagcttGTCAGGAATGCTAAGTCATGCATGTTTTATTATAGCCTGTTTATTAAAACTGGTATTCAGCAGCTATGTCCACATACTGAAAAACAGTGCTAAAGACTACGACGGGGAAACTTAAGGTCTCATTCTTGATGATGAATTATTCTATAATTAGGAGTGTAATGAAATAAGATACAGCACTGTTACTGCCAAATGTGAAAGCTTAGTAATTATACATGAACAGTTTCTTGAACACTGTGTTGTTTTACTGGTTTATTGTAGGGAACGAttgaaaaatagatttaattaATGTTTACCTTATAAAAGTAATTTACTTAGTTTATAACAGTTTGTTAATTTTTCAGCTCTGCTCGGTTTGAAGGATCCCTTAACATGGATCTTAATGAAATCAGCATGAATTTGGTTCCATTTCCACGActtcattacttggtttcaAGCTTGACTCCTCTGTACACATTGGCTGATGTTAATGTGCCTTCTAGAAGGtaagaaaaaattatggaagCTTTACATTTGAAGCTTCATTTCTGATTATTCcatagttttaatttaaaaaattccatTCTATAGCACAACTAAGAGtagaagttttaaaagttttaagtCTGCCACGTTTTCAAATTCGTCCTGCTGATTTTGAGAACATACTTTGTGCCTTTTCTCTGTAATGGTTGAGCAAGCAAacttgaaatgtatttttgttatcTCTGCTAGGAAAAGTTTCTGTTGGAAAAATGTATTACTTAGAACACACACCACAAGTTCTTTTGAGTAACACTTTGCAGTTGACTCACAAAATACTGTAAAGACAAACAAGGAATTAAACTAGACTCCTTGGGAAGTAATGGCATCTTCAGTCTGGAGATGCAGCGAGCCTATTTAGCAGCTTATTGTAACAATAAGCTGATGCTTGTCCAATTTTGTGAGATTTATCCCATTGACAtggcagaaaaataatcagttaAAATAGATTTCACTGGTTTT from Gavia stellata isolate bGavSte3 chromosome 2, bGavSte3.hap2, whole genome shotgun sequence includes these protein-coding regions:
- the TUBE1 gene encoding tubulin epsilon chain — translated: MTQSVVVQVGQCGNQVGCRFWDLALREHAAVNKKGIYDEALSSFFRNVDTRSGGDGPDIYKGKICSLKARALLIDMEEGVVNEILQGPLRDVFDSKQLITDVSGSGNNWAVGHKLYGYQYRENIVEKLRKTAEHCDCLQCFFIIHSMGGGTGSGLGTFVLNLLEDEFPEVYRFVTSVYPSGEDDVITSPYNSVLAMKELNEHADCVLPIENESLFDIVNKIHQMINSGKLGSTVKQNSLVTSSAGSAKTVQEKPFDAMNNIVANLLLNLTSSARFEGSLNMDLNEISMNLVPFPRLHYLVSSLTPLYTLADVNVPSRRLDQMFSDAFSRDHQLIQADPKHSLYLACALLVRGNVQVSDLRRNIERLKPSLHFVSWNQEGWKTGLCSVPPVGHSHSLLALANNTCVKPTFIELKDRFMKLYKKKAHLHHYLHIDGMEQSCFSEAISSLSDLIEEYNELDATKGGPRTDPSRLKIAV